The genomic segment GACTTCATCCAACAGAGTTGCAATCTCTTTCGGAGTATAGCGGTTCAGAACCTTCATTTCCTCTCTATCGATAAATCCGCGGACTTTTTTGAGCATTTCATCTTCTGCGGTTACCATATAGCGGTTGAACATATTCTGATAGTTCTGGTTAAAGTAGTTGTATAACTTTTCTTTTAAACCGCCCATAACATCTAATCTTTCAAGAACGTCTTTGGGTAATTTTGTCGATAAGTGATGCAATACTTTATTGGTCTCTTCTTCAATCAGCTGATTCACTTCTTTCTGCTGATCGCGGTAATCCTGTGCCAACGAATTCCTTGAACCGACAGCGCTGGGCTTTTCGGGATGGAATACATTTGGACTTTGAGGTAAATCTAAACTTGCCATCTTACTGTCTCCTTATTGCAGTAGATTTATATCCGCATCGGATATACTAATACAATTGTCATTATAAGGCTATTTTATAAAATGTAAAGACACCTACCCTCTTTTTACTTTCTTTTTTTTATAATACTATACAATAAAACCGTGGTTACCCACATTTTATAGGGAGTTATAGAGGAGTTATTTATGTTGAAATTAAGATCCGTTCTTTTTATTTTTGCTTTCTGTATTATTTCAGTTACATCTTTTGCCGGTGAGAGAACCATTCCCGTCGATGTTTTTTTAATGATCGATAAATCAAAATCGATGAATGAACCCGGAAAATTTGACAGCTTGCATAAATGGGTACGCGATACGCTTGTTACCGAAATGCTGATACCGGAGGATTGGATTACCATTTGGGAATTTTATGAAAAACCGCATGAATTGCAAACATTAATTATCAAAAATGAAAATGACCGGAATGCATTGATAAAAACAATTGACGGTATTACTCCCGACGGCGCATTTACCGACATCGGCAGTGCACTTGATTCAATTCAAATTTCATTAAATAAACGCGGAAAAAACAATCGATATAAAATTTTGCTGCTGGTAACGGATCTTGAACAAGATGCTCCGTGGACATCAAAATACCGCGGAAAACAGGAATCATTTAAAAGTCCGTATCTTGCCGAAGCGCGTATTATCAAACATGATAATTGGTACGAAATAACACTGGATATGGATATTCAAGATAAAGTCGTCAAAACAACGAAAGAATTATATACGGATATTATTGATAATAAAGGAACTCCGCGCAGTAACGATGATCAAAATAAAGTGCTTATAACTGAAGAGAAAAACTAAGTATAATGTAGGCTGCCGGAATACTTGCAGCCTAACAAACCGTCAAGGATGTTGTTTTAACTATGAAAAAATTATTTTATGCAGTTTGTATTGCTGCTGTTCCCCTCATTATCGGCTTGTTGGCATATCAGCGTATCCTTCGTCAACGGATGCAGGTAATACCACAAAGTGCTCAAACGATTATTCCGGTAGCACCGCAGTCGCAACAACAAGAAAATTCTTCTGACGAACATATACCGGAAAGTTCACAATCGGTTATCACGTTGCTGAGCGATGAAATACTTGTCGATGATATACCGGTTGACGTCAACGGTGATAACAAAGAAGATAAAATTATTGCGGCAAAGAAATTATCCGATCAATTCATCTATCTTTTGATATTTTTGCAGGATAATGAAACACAGGCTCTTACCAGAACGGCAGAAATAAAAACGGAAGCGACGCATGCAAAAACACTGTCCGTTGATACCTTGACGGTGCGGGAATACCGCTATCCTATTATTGCATATAGCGGAATGAATGCCGATAATATGCAAGTTTTCGGAATGTATGCATTGGAAATCGATAACGAAAAAATAACGAATATTAATTCTTTAGCAGGTATACAAGCTGACGGCCAAATTATACTAAAAAACGAACAGGATGATTCGATTTCCGATTATACAATATCCGCATATTATTCCGATATCGATGCGCCTAATACGCTTAATCAAATAGAAAAGCAGTATACATGGAATGACAAAAAAGGAATTTTTGAGCAAACGAAAGAGATAAAGATTCCCGGAAATAGAATTGAAAGTCAATTTCTTAAAAAATTTCAAACGGGAGATAGTAATTCTTTTCAAGAATTTCTTGAAGGTCTTTGGTATCAACCGAGTGCACGAAAAGATCAAAACCGGAGTATCTTTTTTAACCGTTCGGAAAATGAAATTATTTTTTCCGTTAATAATATTCAAGAGCTGTTTACCATCGATTCGGTTACACCGCGCAGATTCGGCATCTATTTTTCTACAAAAAATGCATCAATTTCGAGTATCCATCGGCGTATCGATATTGAATTACTCGGGATCGATGAAGTACGTATACGGGTTATCGACGATATTGCACGTTTAAAAATAGGAGTTGCATCGAATTGGGACGGAACATACCGAAAAATAAATAATACCGTCCGTGAATCGCAAAGAAACACTGCGCTTGATAATATAAAAAAATTATTAACGGCGGATGGAAAAACATGGAATAGTACCGAAGGATATTCCTTATCTTTTTCGGATAATTCATATCGATTACTGCAAGATACGGTACGGAATTCAGGCTGGTATACGATTTTACAGATACAAGATAATACTGTTTTACAGCTTAAAGACACGGAAAATAGAGAGCGTTTTTTCAGCCTTGTATTTGATAATGCCGACAAACGGCTGAATTTAATGGAAGTTTCAGTTAGTGTGAGCGGCATTACTCCGATTGGAAATTCGCCGCTAATATTTGAATAATATTTTTCCGGCGCCCTTTTATGAGC from the Treponema vincentii F0403 genome contains:
- a CDS encoding vWA domain-containing protein, translated to MLKLRSVLFIFAFCIISVTSFAGERTIPVDVFLMIDKSKSMNEPGKFDSLHKWVRDTLVTEMLIPEDWITIWEFYEKPHELQTLIIKNENDRNALIKTIDGITPDGAFTDIGSALDSIQISLNKRGKNNRYKILLLVTDLEQDAPWTSKYRGKQESFKSPYLAEARIIKHDNWYEITLDMDIQDKVVKTTKELYTDIIDNKGTPRSNDDQNKVLITEEKN
- a CDS encoding pallilysin-related adhesin, with translation MKKLFYAVCIAAVPLIIGLLAYQRILRQRMQVIPQSAQTIIPVAPQSQQQENSSDEHIPESSQSVITLLSDEILVDDIPVDVNGDNKEDKIIAAKKLSDQFIYLLIFLQDNETQALTRTAEIKTEATHAKTLSVDTLTVREYRYPIIAYSGMNADNMQVFGMYALEIDNEKITNINSLAGIQADGQIILKNEQDDSISDYTISAYYSDIDAPNTLNQIEKQYTWNDKKGIFEQTKEIKIPGNRIESQFLKKFQTGDSNSFQEFLEGLWYQPSARKDQNRSIFFNRSENEIIFSVNNIQELFTIDSVTPRRFGIYFSTKNASISSIHRRIDIELLGIDEVRIRVIDDIARLKIGVASNWDGTYRKINNTVRESQRNTALDNIKKLLTADGKTWNSTEGYSLSFSDNSYRLLQDTVRNSGWYTILQIQDNTVLQLKDTENRERFFSLVFDNADKRLNLMEVSVSVSGITPIGNSPLIFE